In the Colletotrichum higginsianum IMI 349063 chromosome 7 map unlocalized unitig_7, whole genome shotgun sequence genome, one interval contains:
- a CDS encoding Duf974 domain-containing protein, translating into MSHQRYPSHDPLKEPHSVSLKVLRLSRPSLVIQHPVRPPLTPANLPADPTPASLAYDTTASTNPAPFLLSPILNLPLSFGSAYVGEVFSCTLCANHDVPDPAMAPLGPGGLPLAGAAPPKRKSIRDVRIEAEMKTPGANSIQKLELSPPNPSDDTKGTDLDPGDTLQRIVNFDLKEEGNHVLAVTVSYYEATETSGKTRTFRKLYQFICKSSLIVRTKIGPLAPAARHGGRRWALEAQLENCSEDVIQLEKVVLDLADGLGYTDCNWVAAGGGGSDGDARPVLHPGEVEQVCFVVEEAEGSPRAQQGEDGRIMFGILGIGWRGEMGNRGFLSTGKLGTRHIA; encoded by the exons ATGAGCCACCAACGATATCCGTCTCATGATCCTTTAAAGGAACCACACTCGGTCTCCCTTAAAGTCCTCAG ACTGTCCCGTCCCTCGCTCGTCATCCAACACCCTGTCCGCCCGCCACTGACCCCCGCCAACCTCCCCGCCGACCCGACTCCTGCCTCCCTCGCCTACGACACGACCGCCTCCACGAACCCCGctcccttcctcctctcgccGATACTCAACCTCCCCTTGAGCTTCGGCTCTGCctacgtcggcgaggtcttCAGCTGCACTCTCTGCGCGAACCACGATGTCCCCGACCCCGCCATGGCGCCACTGGGCCCGGGAGGGCTACcccttgccggcgccgcccccccgAAGCGCAAAAGCATCCGCGACGTCCGCATCGAGGCAGAGATGAAAACGCCCGGCGCGAACTCGATTCAGAAACTCGAGCTCTCCCCACCGAATCCCTCCGACGATACCAAGGGTACGGATCTCGACCCGGGCGACACCCTGCAGCGCATCGTGAACTTCGACCtaaaagaagagggaaacCACGTCCTTGCCGTGACGGTGAGCTACTACGAGGCGACCGAGACCTCGGGCAAGACGCGCACGTTCCGCAAGCTGTACCAGTTCATCTGCAAGTCCTCGCTCATCGTCCGCACAAAGATCGGCCCGCTCGCCCCGGCCGCGAGGCACGGCGGCCGGCGATGGGCCCTGGAGGCGCAGCTCGAGAACTGCTCCGAGGACGTCATTCAGCTGGAGAAGGTCGTGCTGGACCTTGCGGACGGGCTGGGGTATACGGATTGCAACTGGGtggctgctggtggtggcggcagcgacggGGACGCGCGGCCGGTCCTGCATCCGGGGGAGGTCGAGCAGGTGTGCTTCGTAGTAGAGGAGGCCGAAGGGTCTCCCCGAGCCCAGCAGGGTGAGGATGGCCGGATCATGTTCGGCATTCTGGGCATTGGGTGGAGAGGGGAAATGGGGAATAGGGGCTTTCTCTCCACTGGGAAGCTTGGTACGCGACACATCGCCTGA